The Cryptomeria japonica chromosome 2, Sugi_1.0, whole genome shotgun sequence region CCTACGATGCTCTGGCGACGTGTAGAAATTTCTGttggcttctgcaccctccgtgagacctccttggttcccctcgggccacccttcggcaggtcgtccttcggcaagttgcctcagcctccgtctacgttctacttgctgttccagaatcaaggccctctgcgcggcctcccactcttccgtttctgcttttttatttctatctttattcaataggttgggcattaattgtcgcacatttccataactcacaatacataaatcaaaacacgtctttattaattcatttccccCAATACAACTCGTGTCactgacacttttatttgaatataaaaagttcaaggttcaattccctcctggcttggcgccatctcgttccgtttcccgtcggttgttctcttcgtagcgttgtaggatttgttgtcgtcgctcttcttgggcaatctcctccaggcgggcctgttgtgccagcgatgcctgtgcaagcaaccgggggaggtggttcatcaaccggtttactgccgggctaacctccagcgctgtccacatggCATTTGGTGGAATttccgcctccgccgcctctcATCGGACATAGGTCTGGATGGCTacttggagcaaaattgaaaattctctcgttgtcgagtcttctcctgtgtaaagttctgttcgcgcgtcgtcggcctctgggtttatttcaccaacgggtaggcccatcgtgtccgtacgccatccgtgtcttccgttcctgagtacgtctaggcaacgacgccaaatgtttgccctctcgggtgaataacttaaaacataaagtaCGTAATGTAGAATGATAATGCCATCGATCTCAGACAAGTATAaaatatgttattccattcataattcgttCTTTTTTGctaagttacattcggaagtatataaagataccgagggggtgcaagcgccaaccgtcgcatcgcaactgccacccctgggttgccaactaaccaagacaattacaacttaattaactagttttatttccgtgtacaatattgccgccaacaaagAGTAGTaacatttttaaaatcatttactaAAAACATATTGGTTTTTTGGTAGCTAGATTTAGATATGTTGAAAAGTTCAGAGGTTTCTTTAAATTTCTTTGCTAAGTTAGCATCTTTCTTTTCCTTAAGTACTTTCTGGTAAAAAGTACCTTTAAAATCCAAATTATcaatcatacgagggagctgcccctttcaaattcagaggaagattgcgATCCTTtagcaatctctccaactattggcacACTTAGTCATTTTCCATTGGGTGAGTCGAGGAAAACTCTTGAGTGACAAAATCATTTACCAACATATTCACATTTTGTTTCTTTTGGAGCAGATGCACTTTGAGTGATCCAATTCTTTCATAGTTATGTCCAACTTGTGAAATTCTTTGGATCATTCTTTGCAAACACGAATTGTACTTGGTGAGTCACCAATTGCAAGAATTTTTGATGGCGAGTTTGACATGTCTATTAATGGAGTTTGAGCAGCATGTTCTTGCCAATTTTTGGTGTCAAACTCATGTGAGTATGCATGAGTACTCAACAAGTACGATGCAGAGACATCACAAGATATGGATAGATACTGAGAATCCCTTTTCTTTTGTAGATTCCACAAGTTCCCATGGCACCCTCACAACATTTTTAGAAATGTTttatatatatttacaaacatgtacacacattttttagttttttagctGGTATTTGCAACCCTACCTAAAATATCAGTATAAAACCAACCTTTTTtgcataaaatttattttataaggAATTAAAGTATTTTTTAAAGTTGTTGAGTTTATTCGAGTCAGAAGGCCTTCGAAGTTCGAGTATGTGAACTATGCATTGGATGATTATCTTTTAGTGATTTGTATCATATTTTTTGCATGTAGGTTAGCTTGCTATTATATTTGGAGCATATTCTCAATGTTGGAAGCCTGGAGTGACTGAATTATTCTTTAAATTTATAGTTTTCTTCAACATTTGGTCATCATTTTTTCTTGGGACTTATTATGTTTGGGAGCGTATTGGTTCATATATTTAGAGTATGATTAACTAGTTTTCACTTAGACTTTGGTTGACAAGGATCTGATCATCTTTTGAACTAAACTGACAAACAATATTTTCACCTCTTTTGGGGGATGTTACGTAGGGGTGATGGAATAGATTTATGATGGTTAGAACCACAATGCTTTGTTGAATGCGCACAAGATGCCTATCTTTGGATGTGTACATATTGATATGGATGAACGATTTTCCACATTGCACAAGCTGGCGGAGTTAACTAAAGGTCATTAGGTGGAATTTGAAGCCTTTATCTTTGGGCTTGAATATCTAACTTCTTCATGGCCCCTCCAAATTTAGTTTGAGGGGGGAATGTTAGAATATATAAAAGTTAAGACCCATTTTGTTAGGTTCCTTGGCATTATATTCATCTTATTTGGGTCATATTTACCTTTGTATGGAGCTTACATGTTTTAGCTAAGTTATCGAATTGGTGGAAAATCCTTGCGTATTCGGTACGATGCGTTTCTGAATCAGATTTGGAAACAAAACGTTTGTGGAATCAGGCAAGGTATGCTATTCTTGAGGTGGATTCATTttgaatcatcaacaaacttaCCTAGCTGATTCCAACTCATGCAAGGGGTTTTCATAGTGTTTCTAGTGGTAGATAAAATTTATTATATACTTTCTTTAATTGTCTTACCATAAAATATATGATTGGAATCCTAAACAAcaatattttttaatgtatttcCACAAGCAGTAGCAGATGAGGAAGACTTTGATGACATGGTTTGCATGCGTGCCATGGGACAACAACTCTTCTATTTAGGTTGCACTTAAACATTTCTCTCTCCCATTGCTTTGCTCGCTGTCGAAATATCTATTGTCTTCCATCTATTAACAACCTCCTATTGGGATGGTGGGAGAGTAGTCTAAATGTTGTCTTTGAGATGAgagttttatttttctcttcttcaatTAAACTTAAGGTAATAGGACTCtatttaagttttaatttattaaaattttacTTAATTTCATATCGTTTATTTTTAATAAGCTTACAATCATTTTATTGAATTATATTGTTTATTAAATTCAAACTTAAATTAGTTATattgaattatattgtaatgtccccatcctagaAGTTACACCATTAATGTTTCACAGGATTCTTTAGTTCTGAGAAGTCTCTAAAAAAAGACAAAGTTAAAAAAGGATAGACAGTTTGAGTATGGTGAAGTCTGATGAAAACTATCGACTTcatgaaaaaacaaacaaacaacgaTATACAACATGTTTGAGAAGGATCTATATCATGGAAGAAGATTAATAATAATCACAACAACTATTATGATTTATAAAAGCCAGAAGACAAAGGTTAATCATTGGTAATAACTTAAGGCATTGATAATATTAAGCATATCACTTAAAGAATGTTAGCcactgttaaaataatattaatatcttctataatggtcatcttctatttttagtggtcatcttctattttaagttgtcgacttatttagcttgttaagttagctttttattatgtaattagcttttaagctttatttaacatttagctttttagttaattaacttttaagctttatttagcatttagctttttctttttagttaattagcttttaagcttaatttagctttcacgcttaatttagcttttagctctttaatcttttactttaacgttatgttctaattatagaacatcgtcttgtaacctctctatatacgtgtgtatatcattCAATGCAATCattcgattattgaatcattcattcaatttatttttcagccACTACAAATCGAACTAAGAAACAACGATTTTGTCTAAGCGATGATAAACATCGATATGAAGACCACTAATACAACGTAATCATGAGTATATCATAtacttgctcttttatgtgattcaCAACTCTACCTGATATCAGAATTTTTTGTTGTGCACGACTTCTTTCTTCCTAAGCCTGTTTGATGCCTTTAATGTGGGATTGTGATGATGTTTTGGCATGACTTCTTCATTTTGCTAAGTTACCGGGTTCGCCCCTGGGACGccctggtacgggtccgggttcgTGGTACGGGTCCagttcgaccagggttcgaaaaacctagggtgggttcgacccgggtcgaacccagtcgaacccgggcggaCCCAGGCGAACCCCGGCGGCTGGGCGGCCCATAAAGCTAAAAAACaaaccaaattttaattttttttcagttCCGCCTTTTAAAAAGTGAAAATCATAACCTAAAAAACACTTCTAAAACACTTTATTGacacatttcacctcatttgtgttgcaaacaaattttttatgagagcaggttgaagaaagtttgaagaaaatttggcttccaagatcaaagaggaggagttgaagactgattttagaagcttcaacaagtgttgcagcatcatttccatacattttcaagcttccattggctgcaagaggtaggtttttaaacatttttttccaactttttttgttttacaaattttcaaacatgaaacttgaattttttttcattatttagtttttgtttttgaatatgtttattttatttcttgccataggaactagaatggcatctacatcttcctccattggcaatgaacaaataattgcaaaacaaagaaatgatccaaattctcccttatggaaatatgtggacattataaaacaacttccgggaggtgggggattccgttggaaatgccatggatgtgatattgaatgtaatagttcatattatcgggtggtaggccatttgtgtggaataaaaggaagaggcatcaaaaaatgccctggaaaaaatggtaaacctataccagatgagatagtgatgaaatatattagggagcatgaggcggcagaagaaagggaagcccgtagattgaaccaaaccgcatcaaagaaaacaaggggaatgcaaggcccttctaatcccagtattgtagtagaagaccaccccttctttgccacaaatgaacctcaaagtgaaccacccttgacacgtaaaagaacaaaggggcctttagaaaccgcattccaaaatgagagtagagacaatgctgatcaagatatagtaaggtgcatttatgcaaatgggttgtcattcaatgttgttcgctccccatattggaagcaaatgataaaaagtgttaatgaggcaccaagagggtataagggccccagttatgagaaggtacgtggaacattattggagaaagaggtgaagagggttgaagatgtattgaaacccataagggattcatgggttgagacaggtgtaacaattgtttcagatgggtggaaagatgctaaaaaccgtcccttgatcaatgtcatagcggtgtcccctaaaggggcaatgtttttgagagctgtggattgtgagggccaaataaaagatggccaatttattgcagaaattctcatctctgccattgagtctgtgggacctcgcaatgttgtccaagtcataacggacaatgcaaaaaattgtagagctgctggtttgttggttgagcaacgctatgatcacatcttttggacaccttgtgcggtacattcactcaatcttatgctacaaaggattgggcaaaaaataaaatggatcagagatgtttatgcagaggctgaggacatccagatgttcatcacaaaccaccacatgtctcaagggatttttagaacctattcaaatttggagctattgaaggtaagtgaaatagtaatttaattttacattttctgatttttttgaattttcaatgttaataatatcattgtgtaagctatattgtgtattcttctttaaagtttcgCTTTAgtttttaatcatttggcattaatttgtgttataggttgctgagacccgttttgcatcaaacacaatcgtcttaagacgacttgtgaaagttagagtgtcactatgcaatatggtgatcaacaccaattggactgtatggaagcaaagtagcactgagagggcagaaaaaattagggatagaatattgaatgagaaatggtgggatcttgttacatatctcctaagtatcactgagcccatcatgagcatgattcgctatacagacatggataggccttgcataggtgagatttatgatggcattgattcaatgcttgaaaaaataaaggtcactataaatgaaaaagagaatgatcctcaggagaaattcttcaaagaactggaagtaattattgtagagaggtggaataagatgaccactcctttgcaccttcttgcctatgccttgacacctaagtactatagcaatcagtttcttgataaaccaggaaggattccaccatggagagatctagaagtatctgatgggtataaggcagcatttcttagactatatcccgatgatgatttgcgagatgttgttacaaatgagttcatagaattcgcaaatgggaatggtctaagtgttgatgcacttcgtcatagatccaagaaagatgctcatagctggtggtacttccatggcacatgcttccaacacctacaacccctcgctataaaagttttatcacaagtaagtttaattaattaaaattttaaatttacaagttttagtttatttatagtttactttgtctttataggttgctagtaattttatttttattaatgtataactttaattgtttactttgtcttcataggttgctagttcatctgcttcagaaagaaattggagcacatactctttcatccactcagtaaagtgcaataggctgctatcaaaaagagcggagaatttagtaaatgtgcattccaacctacgtcttctttcacacaagcaacatgactacacacaaggggaaacaaagatgtgggatatagagccagagcatactgatttggatgcttctgcttctcaacttcttgcattgacacttgatgactcggaaattgagccaacttatagtgcaagtgcaagtggcattggctcatgtaatgtcaatgtcaatgaggaggaggaggaggaggaggaggaggatgaagaattagatgatccatttgatgattaaactttaagtttatattgttgaaagttgaaacaatgatacttgaatattttgtcattttgatattaaacttgatgtatatgatgctattatcaattatggtatgatcatgatgctatgattacaagtttatgtttgttttgttgttcatatgatgctatgtgacatgcatattttaattcatgcttataggcttcacaaatatcaaaatatatatatatatatataaaatttacatgtttttgtactaacgaacccaaacgaacccaaaccccttttcaaaattttgccgtaccggcgtagcgggttcttcgaacccgaacccgaacccgaaccggcaacttagTCATTTTGTATCCATCGCTCTCCTATATTGTGGATTAGTTATGTGTAGTTCAGCATAACTGTGGTGAAGGAAATATTTGTGAAGTCAATATATAAATTTAAAGTATTTTGTCGGGTTCATAGATGAGGAACAGATGGGACTTTGGCATTAAAATAGTCTCTCAACTTTAATAGTTGATATGACTCTATTGGCAATATTGGTGTGAATTACTTTGAAATATTGGGCATCTATAATATTGAGGAAAGATTGTAAGACAATGCCAAAAGTCAAGTTATATAGCATGCGTGGCCAAATGTTTGTACTTCCTAATTTATATCAAGTGAATGAAGATTTTACAAGGCGTCTTTCAATATCAAGAAATCTATAAGCGATGCATATTATGTGTTGGATGTTGATTCTGGTTTTCCACGGTCTTCTGTTGTGAGTGCGAGACTCATCTTTGAAGGATTGGACATATCACTTCTTGTCGTGAATTTGGAGCGGAGCTTATAAACACTCGAGGCATATCA contains the following coding sequences:
- the LOC131046891 gene encoding uncharacterized protein LOC131046891 codes for the protein MASTSSSIGNEQIIAKQRNDPNSPLWKYVDIIKQLPGGGGFRWKCHGCDIECNSSYYRVVGHLCGIKGRGIKKCPGKNGKPIPDEIVMKYIREHEAAEEREARRLNQTASKKTRGMQGPSNPSIVVEDHPFFATNEPQSEPPLTRKRTKGPLETAFQNESRDNADQDIVRCIYANGLSFNVVRSPYWKQMIKSVNEAPRGYKGPSYEKVRGTLLEKEVKRVEDVLKPIRDSWVETGVTIVSDGWKDAKNRPLINVIAVSPKGAMFLRAVDCEGQIKDGQFIAEILISAIESVGPRNVVQVITDNAKNCRAAGLLVEQRYDHIFWTPCAVHSLNLMLQRIGQKIKWIRDVYAEAEDIQMFITNHHMSQGIFRTYSNLELLKVSEIVI
- the LOC131873671 gene encoding uncharacterized protein LOC131873671; this encodes MVINTNWTVWKQSSTERAEKIRDRILNEKWWDLVTYLLSITEPIMSMIRYTDMDRPCIGEIYDGIDSMLEKIKVTINEKENDPQEKFFKELEVIIVERWNKMTTPLHLLAYALTPKYYSNQFLDKPGRIPPWRDLEVSDGYKAAFLRLYPDDDLRDVVTNEFIEFANGNGLSVDALRHRSKKDAHSWWYFHGTCFQHLQPLAIKVLSQVASSSASERNWSTYSFIHSVKCNRLLSKRAENLVNVHSNLRLLSHKQHDYTQGETKMWDIEPEHTDLDASASQLLALTLDDSEIEPTYSASASGIGSCNVNVNEEEEEEEEEDEELDDPFDD